CTGTAGAGTGCTGCGCCGAGGATCCCTGGGGTCTGACCTAGCGAAGGCCCCCCGAACAAGGCACGGAAGGCATTTCAAGTAGTGACTTCCTCGGTTTGACTAGGAATGTGGGTACTCCTTCGAGGTGGGTACCCCCTCCGTATCCTGCTGCCGCTGCGTGGGGAGTGGATGGGTCGCAGGGGCCTGCCCAGAAGCCTGGCCCCAGGCCCTCCTCGAAGACGGTACAGGAAGGAGGCTCTCCCAGCCTTGGAGGTACCAGTGTTGCCTGTAACTGCAACTGAAATCCGCCAATATTTGCGGGCACGTGGGATCCCCTTCCAAGATGGCCACAGCTGCCTGCGGGCACCCAGCCCCTTTGTAAAGGCCTTGCCGCTCAAGGACCAGAATGGTGCTACTGCTTCCTTCAGCCTCTTCATTGACAAGACCACAGGCCGCTTTCTCTGCATGACCAGTCTAGCAGAGGGGAGCTGGGAAGACTTCCAGGCCAGTGTGGAGGGACGAGGAGATGGGGCCAGAGAGGGGGTCCTGCTCAGTGAGGCCCCAGAAGTGGAGGACAGTGAGGAGGTCCGGAGGATCTGGGACCGAGCTGTACCTCTCTGGGAGCTGCCTGAGCCGGAGGAGGCCCAGCTGGCTCGTGTGATGTTTGGCCTTACCAGAGTGACAGATGACACGCTCAGGCGTTTCAATGTGCGGTATTTGCGGCCGGCTCGCAGCCTTGTCTTCCCTTGGCTCTCCCCTGGAGGTCTGGGATTACGAGGCTTGAAGCTACTAGGCGCTGAAGGCCAGGGAGATGGAGTGCACTACAAGGAAACCACCATTCCCCGGCCTGGGGTCTACCGTAATCTGTTTGGATTACCACTCATCAGTCGTCGAGATGTTGAGGTGGTACTGACGAGTCGTGAGCTGGACAGCCTGGCCTTGAACCAATCCACAGGGCTGCCCACCCTTACCCTACCCCGAGGAACAGCCTGCTTACCCCCTGCCTTGCTCCCTTACCTCGAACAGTTTCGACGTATTGTGCTCTGGCTAGGAGATGACCTTCGGTCCTGGGAAGCTGCCAAGTTGTTTGCCCGAAAACTGAACCCCAAGCGATGCTCCTTGGTGCGGCCTGGAGACCGGCAGCCCCGGCCCCTGGAGGCCCTGAACCGAGGCTTAAGTCTTTCTCGTATTCTGCGTACCGCCCTGCCCGCCTGGCACAAGTCGATCGTGTCTTTCCGGCAGCTTCGGGAGGAGGTGCTAGGAGAATTGTCCAATGTGGAGCAGGCAGCTGGCATCCGCTGGAACCGCTTCCCAGACCTCAATCGTCTTTTGAAGGGACATCGGAAGGGCGAGCTGACAGTCTTCACAGGTGAGCCTTGGGAAATCACTTCTTGGGGTAAGAGACAGAGGATCAGGTGATGAAACGAATGTGGGTTTGGGCCATGGCAAATGTTAAAGAGGAGGCTTCTCCCAACTTTGAAACCCTTGCTCCGGGTCTTAATTTTAAGGGTAGAACTTTCCTCCCTTACCCAGGTCTGTATTCAACCCCCTGCAGGGCCAACAGGCAGTGGGAAGACCACATTCATCAGTGAGTATGCCCTGGATTTGTGTACCCAGGGGGTAAACACGCTATGGGGTAGCTTTGAGATCAGCAACGTGAGACTCGCCCGGGTCATGCTGACACAGTTCGCTGTGGGGCGGCTAGAAGAGCAACTGGACAAATACGATGAGTGGGCCGACCGCTTTGAGGACCTGCCTCTCTATTTCATGACTTTCCATGGGCAGCAGAGCATCAGGTGAGATTCCAGGGCCGAGGGTTTTCAGAGAATGGGACTGCAGGAGAACAGATCCCCAACAGAATTTTCAGGAATGCTGGCTTTTCTGCTGGGATGGTCTAGAGACTGCTTGTAACTGACTCTTGaattccttgcttcttcctcttcccaggaCTGTGATAGACACAATGCAACATGCAGTATACGTGTATGACATTTGTCATGTGGTCATCGACAATCTGCAGTTCATGATGGGGCACGAGCCGCTGTCCACAGACAGGTGACACCCTCTTGTGTAGCTGGAACGCACTTGAACACGCGTGTCTTCGTAGGCAGCTGGCCCTTAGGCACACGCTGTGTTCTTGATTTCTGACCTGTGTGCCGGTACACACCACCCTGTGTGTATTTCTGCCTTCACAGACGTGTGGGTTGTGGCAGTGGGAAGTATGGAGAGGAACCTAAGTGTGAGTTCTTGGGTAGAGTGAAGTAGTGTGGGTCTGTGGCGTGGGGAGATGCGAATGAATCaagagtgtgtgcatgctctTGTGCTTCTGTCTGTGTCCGATAACCTCTTCACtttgttggggtgggggcaggattGCAGCTCAAGACTACATCGTCGGGGCCTTTCGAAAGTTTGCAACAGACAATAGCTGCCACGTGACACTGGTCATTCACCCCCGGAAGGAGGATGACGATAAGGAACTGCAGACAGCGTCCATTTTTGGCTCAGCCAAAGTGAGTGGCTTTTAGAGGAGCCCAAGCTTAGGAGGGTAGAGGGGGCAGGTGTGACCAGGGATGGCCCTCACTCAGCCTTCAATCATCTTGACTGTCCACTTAGAAGAGGCAGGAGACAGCTATCGCTGCCTCGGGGCCATGACAGGAGGAATACGTGTGCTGGGAGTATAAAGGCTGATGATAGTTGGTCCTTTGTCCTCCTTGTCCTCTAAGAGCTCACATCATCCAGTGGGGAAAATAGCAAGACCGTGATTATAACTCAGTATGATAAGAGCTACAGTAGGCAACACGGGCATTGGGGGAGCCGCGAAACATCTGAGTCAACCTGGGACATCTGGGGAGACTTCTTCACCCATTTGGGGAGAGGAGGTGTCAACAAAGGTTAGGTTGAGTTTTGGCAGACAGTAAGTGCTAAATAATCGAATAAATGGGAGGGCCTCCTGGGCAGCGGGACCAGCCCAGTCCTGGAGCTTCCAGGGGTACACTGAGTGCCTGTTACATGGCAGGCCGGCTGGGCACAGGGCATACAGGGTGGGGAGCACAAACTGTGCCACAATGGAACAGACATGGAGCTAGGGAAGAGAGTAACACAGAAGTGGGAAGATGATGGTTCGTTCTTTGTTTATGGGGATCAAGAATGGTCTCTGATAAAGtgtgacattctttttttttttaatttttttttttaacgttttatttatttttgagacagggagagacagagcatgaacaggggaggggcagagagagagggagacacagagtctgaaacaggctccaggctctgagcggtcagcacagagcctgacgcggggctcgaactcacggaccgcgagatcatgacctgagccgaagtcggacgcttaaccgactgagccacccaggcgccctaaagtGTGACATTCTGATAGAGACCTGAGTGATAAGAAGCAGGGGTTGAGTGGGGTGGTGGGCTGTGGAAAAGTGTTACAATCAGAGGGAATGGCGTGTACAGAATCTAGGGCAGCAGTGAGTAGTCAAGGAACTGAAGGATTCAGGTGGCCCCAGGTTGTGGTCAGTAGTCCATGGCTTTGCCATTCTTCCCTGGACCCTCAACCTTCCTTTTTACTTCTCATATGTCTTCTCactgctccttcctccttttgCCCCCATCCCCCAGGCAAGCCAGGAAGCGGACAACGTTCTGATCCTACAGGACAGGAAATTGGTAACTGGTCCAGGGAAACGGTATCTGCAGGTGTCCAAGAACCGCTTTGATGGAGACGTAGGTGTTTTCCCACTTGAATTCAACAAGAGCTCTCTTACCTTCTCCATACCACCAAAGAGCAAGGCTCGGCTCAAGAAGGTCAAGGATGACAATGGGCTAGCGACCAAAAAGCCCTCTTCTGGCAAAAAGGGGGCTGTGCCCCAGAACTCTGAGACTTGCTTGGATCAGGCCCACCAGCCCTGCCACCCAGACCCCTCCAAGCCCTCCAGGTGAAGGCCGTTCAGAGCCGGACACTGAAATGAGCCTGGCCGGACAGGCAGGGGCATAGACTTTTTTAGCCCTCTGCCAAGACTACCTCTGTCCTGTGGGCCTAAGCTAGGGGTCCTCCACGGAGGGTCCTAACCTAGGGCAGAGTTCCATAGTGAGAGACTTGAgaacttcctgtgtgccaggcttcGTTCTAGGTCCTGGGAATACAGCACTGACAAGACAGATGAGCTCCCTGCCTCCCTAGAACCTGCAGTCTGATTGATAAGCAAGCCAAGAGAAATAATGAACAAACACAAAACGT
This genomic stretch from Prionailurus bengalensis isolate Pbe53 chromosome D2, Fcat_Pben_1.1_paternal_pri, whole genome shotgun sequence harbors:
- the TWNK gene encoding twinkle protein, mitochondrial isoform X1, with protein sequence MWVLLRGGYPLRILLPLRGEWMGRRGLPRSLAPGPPRRRYRKEALPALEVPVLPVTATEIRQYLRARGIPFQDGHSCLRAPSPFVKALPLKDQNGATASFSLFIDKTTGRFLCMTSLAEGSWEDFQASVEGRGDGAREGVLLSEAPEVEDSEEVRRIWDRAVPLWELPEPEEAQLARVMFGLTRVTDDTLRRFNVRYLRPARSLVFPWLSPGGLGLRGLKLLGAEGQGDGVHYKETTIPRPGVYRNLFGLPLISRRDVEVVLTSRELDSLALNQSTGLPTLTLPRGTACLPPALLPYLEQFRRIVLWLGDDLRSWEAAKLFARKLNPKRCSLVRPGDRQPRPLEALNRGLSLSRILRTALPAWHKSIVSFRQLREEVLGELSNVEQAAGIRWNRFPDLNRLLKGHRKGELTVFTGPTGSGKTTFISEYALDLCTQGVNTLWGSFEISNVRLARVMLTQFAVGRLEEQLDKYDEWADRFEDLPLYFMTFHGQQSIRTVIDTMQHAVYVYDICHVVIDNLQFMMGHEPLSTDRIAAQDYIVGAFRKFATDNSCHVTLVIHPRKEDDDKELQTASIFGSAKASQEADNVLILQDRKLVTGPGKRYLQVSKNRFDGDVGVFPLEFNKSSLTFSIPPKSKARLKKVKDDNGLATKKPSSGKKGAVPQNSETCLDQAHQPCHPDPSKPSR
- the TWNK gene encoding twinkle protein, mitochondrial isoform X2 encodes the protein MWVLLRGGYPLRILLPLRGEWMGRRGLPRSLAPGPPRRRYRKEALPALEVPVLPVTATEIRQYLRARGIPFQDGHSCLRAPSPFVKALPLKDQNGATASFSLFIDKTTGRFLCMTSLAEGSWEDFQASVEGRGDGAREGVLLSEAPEVEDSEEVRRIWDRAVPLWELPEPEEAQLARVMFGLTRVTDDTLRRFNVRYLRPARSLVFPWLSPGGLGLRGLKLLGAEGQGDGVHYKETTIPRPGVYRNLFGLPLISRRDVEVVLTSRELDSLALNQSTGLPTLTLPRGTACLPPALLPYLEQFRRIVLWLGDDLRSWEAAKLFARKLNPKRCSLVRPGDRQPRPLEALNRGLSLSRILRTALPAWHKSIVSFRQLREEVLGELSNVEQAAGIRWNRFPDLNRLLKGHRKGELTVFTGLYSTPCRANRQWEDHIHQTVIDTMQHAVYVYDICHVVIDNLQFMMGHEPLSTDRIAAQDYIVGAFRKFATDNSCHVTLVIHPRKEDDDKELQTASIFGSAKASQEADNVLILQDRKLVTGPGKRYLQVSKNRFDGDVGVFPLEFNKSSLTFSIPPKSKARLKKVKDDNGLATKKPSSGKKGAVPQNSETCLDQAHQPCHPDPSKPSR